A stretch of the Papaver somniferum cultivar HN1 chromosome 6, ASM357369v1, whole genome shotgun sequence genome encodes the following:
- the LOC113290936 gene encoding uncharacterized protein LOC113290936: MTGGSVKAPTVKEVALQQKVDGERLSAVEKDLSDLKTQMISLTDSFNTQFSALWKYLRALIPNIPATNSVQNPNLQSDSEGGNPFGESNSNNEFHLSTSNFHHYPKIDFPRFDGSNPRGWLRKCERYFHINSIDPAKQVELASIHLDGKSVSCFLYYQEEEYYERYESLKAIMKASNKLLYDAYFTMSFISGLKDEIRNPVQMLNPKCDTDAFYLTRIQKASVESQLKPSKPYTRTFQPSTSSFTPSASPYKPNLPALTAPPKPPFSSPKPFVTITPTKPSTNIPPIKKLTPAQMNVRRDQGLCYNCDKFYQPGHFCKTQQLFMLVASEEEQSSMTVDDSEEEASSPTNSGESTMEISLHAFTGIITLYTIRVPGKLHKRKILVLIDTSGTNNFVDKTLAEQLHLHIGPISQMLVTVANGDTIIGEGVCSAFKWSMQDHQFSGDLRVLPLGGCDMVLGVDWLKQLGQQITLHGSTSTPYCSMISGNSFLKFLKRKTPTIIGQFFSISCTPASELPLAIVSVLDNFSDVFSEPTSLPPSRDLDYKIPLKANATPSAQPLYRCPYVQKAVVEQMVQDMLALGIINILDLRFGYHQIRMHLSDVYKTAFKNHHGHFDFKVMPFGLTNSPATFKALMNKIFQPYLRKFVLVFFDDILVYSPSLQDHIIHLSQTLQVLRDHSLFSNMSKCCFAQPQLEYPGHLNTAEGVAADPEKIPAMQNWPQPANLKQLRGFLGLTGYYRRFTKGYGTIIKPLTDMLKKDCFSWSPAALEAFLNLKHVMTTAPVLALSNFSLSFVLETDACSRGVGAVLMQTNKPIAFFSKPLCPKALTLSTYEQELLAIVMAV; encoded by the exons ATGACGGGAGGAAGTGTTAAAGCACCTACAGTGAAGGAAGTCGCTCTTCAACAAAAAGTTGATGGAGAACGATTATCAGCTGTTGAAAAAGATCTATCTGACCTTAAAACTCAGATGATTTCACTCACAGACAGTTTCAATACCCAATTCTCTGCTCTATGGAAGTATTTAAGAGCTCTAATTCCTAATATTCCAGCTACCAACTCTGTTCAAAACCCAAATCTGCAATCTGACTCGGAGGGTGGTAATCCTTTTGGTGAATCAAATAGTAACAATGAGTTTCATCTATCTACAAGTAACTTTCATCATTATCCTAAAATTGATTTCCCTCGATTTGATGGATCTAATCCCAGAGGATGGCTGAGGAAATGTGAACGCTACTTTCACATAAATTCTATTGATCCAGCTAAACAAGTCGAATTAGCTTCTATACATTTAGATGGCAAATCTGTTTCATGTTTCTTATACTATCAGGAAG aggaatattatgaaagataTGAATCCCTCAAAGCTATTATGAAGGCTAGTAACAAATTGTTATATGATGCATACTTTACTATGAGCTTCATTAGTGGCTTGAAAGATGAAATTCGTAATCCAGTTCAGATGTTAAATCCTAAGTGTGACACTGATGCTTTTTATCTTACTCGAATTCAAAAAGCTTCAGTAGAGTCACAGCTTAAACCATCTAAACCTTATACCCGTACCTTCCAACCTTCTACCAGTTCATTCACCCCATCCGCATCTCCATACAAACCTAATTTACCAGCTCTAACGGCTCCACCTAAACCACCCTTTTCATCTCCTAAACCATTTGTCACTATTACACCTACAAAACCATCAACCAATATTCCTCCTATAAAAAAACTCACACCAGCTCAAATGAATGTTCGCAGAGACCAAGGCCTTTGTTATAATTGTGATAAATTTTATCAACCCGGACATTTCTGTAAAACTCAACAATTGTTTATGCTAGTTGCTTCGGAGGAAGAACAATCCTCCATGACTGTtgatgattcagaagaagaagcaTCTTCTCCAACAAATTCTGGTGAATCTACAATGGAGATTTCTTTACATGCTTTTACTGGTATTATAACTCTATATACAATTCGTGTGCCAGGAAAATTGCATAAGCGCAAGATTTTGGTCCTTATTGATACGAGTGGTACTAACAATTTTGTGGATAAGACCTTAGCAGAGCAATTACATCTTCACATAGGACCTATTAGTCAAATGTTGGTTACTGTTGCCAATGGGGATACCATAATCGGTGAAGGTGTGTGTTCTGCGTTCAAATGGTCTATGCAGGACCATCAATTCTCGGGTGATCTTCGAGTCCTTCCGCTTGGTGGTTGTGATATGGTTCTTGGGGTGGATTGGTTGAAACAACTTG GTCAGCAAATCACATTACATGGAAGTACTTCTACTCCTTACTGCAGCATGATTAGTGGTAACTCCTTCCTGAAGTTTCTCAAAAGAAAAACTCCTACTATAATTGGTCAGTTCTTTTCCATTTCTTGCACTCCTGCTTCTGAACTTCCTCTTGCTATTGTGTCTGTGTTGGATAACTTTTCTGATGTCTTTTCTGAACCAACTTCACTACCCCCTTCTAGAGATTTAGACTATAAAATTCCTTTAAAGGCTAATGCTACTCCATCTGCACAACCACTCTATAGATGTCCATATGTCCAAAAGGCTGTAGTTGAACAAATGGTGCAAGACATGCTAGCTCTAGGAATTATTAATATA TTGGATTTGAGGTTTGGTTATCATCAGATTAGAATGCATTTATCTGACGTATACAAAACTGCATTTAAAAATCATCATGGTCATTTTGATTTTAAAGTCATGCCTTTTGGTCTTACAAACTCCCCAGCCACTTTTAAAGCCCTCATGAACAAAATTTTCCAACCATATCTTAGAAAGtttgttcttgtgttttttgATGACATTCTTGTCTATAGCCCCTCACTTCAGGATCACATTATACATCTTTCTCAAACTTTACAAGTTTTAAGAGACCATTCTTTATTTTCCAATATGAGTAAATGTTGTTTTGCTCAACCACAACTGGAATATCCTGGACACTTAAATACTGCTGAAGGTGTTGCTGCTGACCCTGAGAAAATACCTGCTATGCAAAATTGGCCTCAACCTGCAAACTTGAAACAATTAAGAGGGTTCTTGGGGCTTACTGGTTATTACAGGAGATTCACTAAAGGTTATGGGACTATTATCAAACCTCTTACAGACATGCTTAAAAAGGATTGTTTTAGTTGGTCTCCTGCAGCCTTGGAAGCATTCTTAAACCTCAAACATGTTATGACTACTGCTCCAGTTCTTGCTTTATCAAATTTCTCTTTATCATTTGTACTTGAAACTGATGCATGCTCCAGAGGTGTGGGTGCTGTGCTGATGCAGACCAATAAACCAATTGCTTTCTTTAGCAAACCACTTTGTCCTAAAGCCTTAACATTATCTACTTATGAgcaggaactattagccattgtgatGGCAGTGTAA